TGTCGTCGCCGATGGCGGTGGCCGCGTTGATCGCCGACTCGATATCGCCGGCCTGCAACCACTTCTGCCGCTGATCGGAATGATTGGCCCAGACGCCGGCGTAGCAGTCGGCCTGGAGCTCCTGACGCACCGACAGACCGGTGGCGCCTTCCACCGCGGCGCCACGACGCTTGGCGCCGTCGACCTTGTCGAACACGCCGGTCAGGTTCTGCACGTGGTGGCCGACCTCGTGCGCGATGACGTAGGCACGGGCGAAGTCGCCTGTCTCATGGAACCGCTGCTGCATGGTCTGGAAGAAACCGAGGTCGAGATACACCTTGTGATCGGACGGGCAGTAGAACGGGCCGACCGCGGACGAGGCGGAACCGCAGGCCGTGCGCACGCCGTCGCGGAACAGGACCAGCGTGGGCCGCTCGTACTGCTGTCCCTTCGCGGCGAAGATCGCCCCCCAGGTGTCCTCCGTCTCGCCCAGGATGGCGCGCACGAAGTCCTTCTGCGGATCGGCGGAGGCCGCGGCGTCATCCACCGGTTGCGCCGACTGCTGCTGCGTCTGCTGTCCGGAGGTCGCGCCCGGATCGCCCTGCCCACCCAGGAGCGCGGTGGGGTCCTTGAAGAACACCATGCCGATGATGGCCAGCAGGATGATGCCGCCGATGCCCAGGCCCCGGCCGCCGAAGCCGCCACCGCCGCCGCTGCCGCGACCGGCGTCTTCCACGTTGTCGCTTCTACGACCTTTTTGCCAAAGCATGCGGTGTCTCCTCCCATGGGGCGCCTCCAGCGAGACGCGGTCGGCATGATCGCATGGACGGTTGCCGGTAGACTCGCAGGTCATTCAGCCTACGGATCGCTTCATGACCAGCCAGCTACCCGCCGTCGTCACCCTGCTCACCCTGCTGCTCATGTTCTACACGGTATGGACGGTAGGCCATGCACGCAAACGCTATGGCATCAAGGCGCCGTCCATTTCGGGCGATCCCGCGTTCGAGCGCGCCTGGCGCGTGCAGATGAACACGCTGGAGAACGCTGTGATGTTCATCCCGGCGCTGTGGCTGGCGGCCCAGTACGTGGATCCGCTGTGGGCCGGCATCGCCGGTATCGTCTGGCTGGTCGGGCGCGTGTGGTACGCGGTGGCCTATGTGCGCGACGCCTCGCGCCGCGGCCCGGGCTACCTCGTGTCGATGATCGCCTGGGCGGCACTCATGCTGATGGCCGCCGGCGGCATGGGCATGGCCATCATGGAGAACAACGCGTCGCCGCCGGTGGACGACGCCGCCGCGGCGGGCTGAGGCCTCTCAGGCCTCGTCCCGCGGCAGCGACAGCACGCGCACGCGCTGGATGCGGGCGCCGTCCATGGCGGTCACCTCGAAGTCGAAACCATCGACATCGAAGCGATCGCCTGCCGCTGGCAGGCGGCCCAGCTGGGACAGCACGAAGCCCGCCAGCGTGGAGAAATTGCCGTCGGCCGAGCCCGGCAGGCGGTGGCCCAGCAGGTGCTCCACGCGGCGTACATCCAGGCTGGCGTCCAGCAACCAGGCGCCGTCGGGCTCGCTGACCGCCGAGGGGTCGCCTTCGCGGCTCTCGTCGGGGAATTCGCCGGCGATCACTTCCAGCACGTCGGCGGGGGTGACCAGGCCGAGGATGCTGCCGTATTCGTCCACCACCAGTGCCATCTGCAGCGGCGCGCGGCGGAACTCGTCGATCAGGCGCAGCACGCTCAGCGATTCCAGCACCGTGATCGGCTTGCGCACGAAGTGCGAGGTTTCCAGGCGGCCGTGATCGGCCAGGCTGGCCAGCAGGTCGCGTGAGGACACCACGCCCACCAGTTGGTCGAGGTCGCCCTCGGCTACCAGCATCCAGTGGTGCGCCGACTCGCGTGCTTCCGTCAGCAGCGTGGTCAGGTCCTCGCCGGGGTCCACCCAGACGATCTCCGTGCGCGGCGTCATGATGGAGCGCACCGGACGCTGGGAGAGGTCGAGCACGCCCTGCACCATCTCCAGCTCGTCCTTGCCGAACACCGGCGTGTCCGCGGCTTCGACGCCGGTGTCGTTCTTGCCGTTGTCCGGCTCGTCGTCGGAGCGGCCGCCGAGCAGGCGCAGCACGGCCTTGGCGGTGCGGTCGCGCATGGCGCGGCCGCCGACCAGCAGCGAGCGGTGGCGGTTGCGCCGCATCGTCTGGTTGAACACCTCGATCATGATCGAGAAGCCGATGGCCGCGTACAGGTAGCCCTTGGGTATGTGGAAGCCGAAGCCCTCGGCGATGAGGCTGAAGCCGATCATCAACAGGAAGGACAGGCAGAGGATCACCACCGTCGGACGCGCATTGACGAACGCGGTCAGCGGCTTGCTGGCGGTGATCATCAGGGCCATGGCCACCACCACGCCGACCATCATGATCGACAGGTGATCCACCATGCCCACGGCGGTGATCACCGAATCCAGCGAGAAAACCGCGTCGAGGATGACGATCTGCGCCACCACCAGCCAGAAGCTGGCGCGACGACCGGACTTGCCACCGTCGTCGTCGTCGGCCTCCAGGCGCTCGTGCAGCTCCAGCGTGGCCTTGAACAACAGGAAGCCGCCGCCGATCACCAGGATCAGGTCGCGCCAGGACAGGCCGAAGCCGTTCCAGTTGAACAGGGGCGTCGTCAGCGTCACCAGCCAGGACATGGCGGCCAGCAGGCACAGGCGCATGACCAGCGCGAGGCCCAGGCCCATCAGCCGCGCGTGGTCGCGCTGGCGGGCGGGAAGCTTGTCGGCGAGGATCGCGACAAAGACGAGGTTGTCGATACCGAGCACGATCTCCAGCACGATCAACGTGAGAAGACCCGCCCAGGCCGAAGGGTCGGCAAGCCAGTCGAATGCGAACATGGGTCGGCGCGGCGAAGCGCCCGGTTTCCTCCTGAAGGGACGAAATACTATACAGGTGCCACGTGACGGTCGACGCCACGCGCGCCGTTGCATTTGCCGCGGGGCCTCCGCTAGGGTGCCGCATGCCTCACGACCTGCCCCTCGCCACCCCTCCGCCCGTCCCGGTCGCCGCCCCTGTCCGCGCGCCCGGGCTGGTGGAGGCGATTCTCACGATCCTGGCCTACTTCGCCCTGCAAGTGGGCTTCGGCGTGGGGTTCAAGCTCGGCACCGACCTGCTCGCCCGCTGGTTTCCGGACGCCATGCCGGATGCGCCGGACCGCATCATCCTGGTGGTGATGGCGACCGTGGCGCTGTCCACCTGGCTGGTCGTGCACGGCGTGCTGCGCCGCTGGGGTCCGCTGGCACGATCCGGCGACGCCCTCGGCCTCGGTTTTCGCGAGCCAGACGGCCAGTTCATCGCCATCGGCGCCGGGCTGGGCATCGCCGCCGCCATCCTCGGCGGGCTGCTCACCCAGTGGCTGGCGGGCGATCGCGCGGTCTCGCAGACCGTCACCGAGATCGCCGATAAAGCGCACCTGGGCATGCGCATGGCCCTGGTGCCTGTTGCCGTCCTGGTCGGGCCGCTGGTCGAAGAGGTGCTGTTCCGTGGCGCCCTGCTGGCCCGCCTGCGCGTCCGCCTGGGCGACGGCTGGGCCATCGCGATATCCAGCGTGATCTTCGGCGCCGTACACCTGCCCGACCTGGGCTGGCTCTGGTATGCCGTGCCCAACCTGATCCTGGTGGGCGTGTTCTGCGGGTGGTTGCGCGTGCGCAGCGGCTCGATCTGGCCCGCCTATGTGGCCCACGCGGCCAACAACGGCCTGGCCGTGATGGCGTGGTTTTCGGCCACCGCAGCGGGTTAGCAGGTCTCCAGCGCGGCCACGTGCCGCGCCAGCCGCGGGCTGGCGTAGCACTGTGACCCCACCGGGATCAGGCCCACGGCGTTGAACGCCTCGCGATAGAACCGGGCCGGCCGGCCGTGGAAGCCCACGCGATCGCCGCCGGGATCGTCTTCCCGCGTGTACACCTCGAGGAAGGCCAGGCCTTCGGTCATCTCGCCGATGCCGGTAAGCCCGGCACGGATCTCCGCCGGCTTGAGGTAGTGCAGTACGTCGGTGCACACGACCAGGTCGAAGCGGGTGTCGAAGCGCAGCTCGGCCAGCTGGCCGAAACGGGCCAGCCCGATCTGCCGGGAGCGGCCGTAGCGCGCCACGGCGTATTCGCTGGCTTCCAGGCCACGGTAGGCGATGCCCGGGCGCAACCGGCGCAGCACGGCGCGCCAGGGCGCCTCGCCGCAGCCCACGTCCAGCACGTTGCGCACCGGCCGGCCCAGATAGAACTCCGCCTGGCCCAGCACCATCGACACCTTGCGGGTCAGTTCGGCGGGGGAGCGCACGGCGTGCTCCGCGCTGCGGTACCACTTGTCGAAATAGGCCTGGTCGTAGGTCTTGCTCATGCGCCGCACGCCACCGGAAAACCGCCATGGTAGCGGGCCGTACACCCGGGGCATACATCGATCGCCGCAGCATCGGGGCTCTTTGCTCCGAGGACCAGCCCATGCCCCTTATCCAGCTCCGTATCACCGGCGACCGCGATATCTTCGACGACGTGATGAACGCCATCCATGGCATCGACCGGGTCGAGCGGGTCGAGGAAATCGACGACCTGATGATGGGCGTTCGGGACGATTCCAGCTCCAGTGAGTTGTCCGACGATGTCTCGTCGCGTACGTACGTGCTCGAGGTCGAGGTACCGAACGCCAAGGTCGGCGAAGAAGTGCGAAGCGTGGCCGAAGAGACTGCCGGAACGCGCGAGGCCGCGATCGAGTTCGTCGATCCGGACGAAAGCGAAATCTGAACCGACCCATGAATGCTGCATGTTCTTGCGGCATTCATGCG
This DNA window, taken from Luteibacter sp. 9135, encodes the following:
- the ypfJ gene encoding KPN_02809 family neutral zinc metallopeptidase, which produces MLWQKGRRSDNVEDAGRGSGGGGGFGGRGLGIGGIILLAIIGMVFFKDPTALLGGQGDPGATSGQQTQQQSAQPVDDAAASADPQKDFVRAILGETEDTWGAIFAAKGQQYERPTLVLFRDGVRTACGSASSAVGPFYCPSDHKVYLDLGFFQTMQQRFHETGDFARAYVIAHEVGHHVQNLTGVFDKVDGAKRRGAAVEGATGLSVRQELQADCYAGVWANHSDQRQKWLQAGDIESAINAATAIGDDTLQEQAQGRVVPDSFTHGTSAQRVHWFKTGLASGDMAQCDTFAGPL
- a CDS encoding MAPEG family protein: MTSQLPAVVTLLTLLLMFYTVWTVGHARKRYGIKAPSISGDPAFERAWRVQMNTLENAVMFIPALWLAAQYVDPLWAGIAGIVWLVGRVWYAVAYVRDASRRGPGYLVSMIAWAALMLMAAGGMGMAIMENNASPPVDDAAAAG
- a CDS encoding hemolysin family protein, translated to MFAFDWLADPSAWAGLLTLIVLEIVLGIDNLVFVAILADKLPARQRDHARLMGLGLALVMRLCLLAAMSWLVTLTTPLFNWNGFGLSWRDLILVIGGGFLLFKATLELHERLEADDDDGGKSGRRASFWLVVAQIVILDAVFSLDSVITAVGMVDHLSIMMVGVVVAMALMITASKPLTAFVNARPTVVILCLSFLLMIGFSLIAEGFGFHIPKGYLYAAIGFSIMIEVFNQTMRRNRHRSLLVGGRAMRDRTAKAVLRLLGGRSDDEPDNGKNDTGVEAADTPVFGKDELEMVQGVLDLSQRPVRSIMTPRTEIVWVDPGEDLTTLLTEARESAHHWMLVAEGDLDQLVGVVSSRDLLASLADHGRLETSHFVRKPITVLESLSVLRLIDEFRRAPLQMALVVDEYGSILGLVTPADVLEVIAGEFPDESREGDPSAVSEPDGAWLLDASLDVRRVEHLLGHRLPGSADGNFSTLAGFVLSQLGRLPAAGDRFDVDGFDFEVTAMDGARIQRVRVLSLPRDEA
- a CDS encoding CPBP family intramembrane glutamic endopeptidase — protein: MPHDLPLATPPPVPVAAPVRAPGLVEAILTILAYFALQVGFGVGFKLGTDLLARWFPDAMPDAPDRIILVVMATVALSTWLVVHGVLRRWGPLARSGDALGLGFREPDGQFIAIGAGLGIAAAILGGLLTQWLAGDRAVSQTVTEIADKAHLGMRMALVPVAVLVGPLVEEVLFRGALLARLRVRLGDGWAIAISSVIFGAVHLPDLGWLWYAVPNLILVGVFCGWLRVRSGSIWPAYVAHAANNGLAVMAWFSATAAG
- a CDS encoding class I SAM-dependent methyltransferase — translated: MSKTYDQAYFDKWYRSAEHAVRSPAELTRKVSMVLGQAEFYLGRPVRNVLDVGCGEAPWRAVLRRLRPGIAYRGLEASEYAVARYGRSRQIGLARFGQLAELRFDTRFDLVVCTDVLHYLKPAEIRAGLTGIGEMTEGLAFLEVYTREDDPGGDRVGFHGRPARFYREAFNAVGLIPVGSQCYASPRLARHVAALETC